In Miscanthus floridulus cultivar M001 chromosome 19, ASM1932011v1, whole genome shotgun sequence, the DNA window TACTGATCGTCTGATCCCAAGCTAGCACCTAGCAGGGTAGGTCTCGCCTGATGATTTGGCTAGCGAAACATATAAGGCGGCTGAAGCAAAGCTGTTGTTGATGCTTCGGTCCCTAGCAAATTGCCTTACCTGGGCAGCTTCCCTTGGAATGCGGAGTCTGTTTCTAGAGCATTGGCGCAATTGCCATATCATACACTACGTTTTACTGATGATCTGACTGGGTAGTGAGTTCAATTTTAGCTCCCACAGGCTTTCCCTATCCCAGGGAAGGCATCATGATATGATCTGTCTCTGGTCCTCCAGGATATTGTAATTATGAAGAGACTGACTTGGATGTTGTACTGATGTGCCACTCCTGAGGACCCAAAGCATCATTTAGGGACCCCGTCTTTGGGGAAAAAATTTAAAGTGACCCATGATTATTTCACTAAACATTGCATTAAGACTAGTACTGCTGTGCTGAACATTTATACATGTAAAAAagtgccaagtgtttttttttttcttatttcagTCAGCATACTCCAAGCTCATTCAGTACCAATTAGGTTTCATTTGTGGCTGTGCTGCTCATTAGTAACTTTTATTCACATTGTATTTCAAAGGGATAGGTTTTGCTGCAGTGTGCAGTGTCATAGATTGTTGAATTGTGGTGATATGGCTATGCTACAGCATGTTGCTTGTAGCTGGTGTGGTGAAGAAGCAGAAGAAAGGGGCTTTTGCAATTGATCTAGAGTTGGGCTTTAAGCTCCTGTCTCTGTTAATCTGACATTGGAAGATGTAAATTGTTGATTGAGAGAGTACTACAAATTATCTCTTGGGACATATTAGCACATACTCCCTCCAGTACGTTTTTGTTAGTCGTTAATGGGTTTTAGAAAATGTCCGTATTATTAGGCGTCTTGAGAAAAATTAAGTCTCGGACGGAAAACGAAGAGGCTGCACTTCCTCTGTATGCATTCATGCAAATAGCTGGATTAAAACTATTGGCGTTGAGAAAATGAAGGGGTATCAGCGGCCCATGCATCCGTGCAACCATTGGTGGGAGTAACTCCTCGTTTGCATGAGCGCAACCATCAACACCTCGTCTTGGTATTCGTTTTACTGGATGCTGCGCCTAAGAAACAGGACTGGAGGGAGTATTAGTTAGTTATATATTAAATGGATGAACAAGGCAATGGTGTGCTACTTTTGCTTCCTTGTGGTTCAATTAATGCTAAGGTGGGGTTGTGGTTTCAAAGATGAATATTATAGACTGCTGCTCTCATTTTTTTTGCTGATATGGTCATGTCCCAATAAAAACCACATATACCTTTATTTTGGATAAAATACGTGTTTTCAGAAAATACTCCAATACTTCAATTATTTATCGATCATTTTTATGCTCTAAAATTAGCACTTGTCAGTTTAAAACCAGCAGTAACAACAACAGTGCCCTTTATACCAAGCAAGTTGCGGTAGGATAGAGATGAAACACAAGATGAGCCACCAACAAGAAAAAATTTCTATAAATATAAAAGTATTGAAAGGCATTAATAATAGCAAGGAGAATAATTAATGTTTGCTAGAGTTGATCATGCTGTCCTGCGTGGACCCAGGTATGAGCATGCTTGCTTCACCATGCTGCCTGGGTTACTGACCATGTGCATGCACATGCGATCTCAGTTTGCATTTCCAGCCTTGCTTTGATGAAATAGATAAGCATTCAATCTAGTGTTCCCTGATATAGTGTGTACTAGAAATGGCCCAAGCCTCGAGGGTAGCTTTGTTAGACTACAGTGCAACTTTTACTGGAATGACACTTATGCTTAAAGGCCAATGGTGAAGATCATCCCAAATGCATGCACATAGAAGCTTTCTCTTCATTTGGTCATATATTCTTcaaatatgattgcttaccatTTTATGAAGGCCTGAAATATTAGAAAGTTACATAGTTAAATGTACTACAGGCTACATAAAATGGTACATTTAATTAGAGTGAATCCCAATAGGCTTTACATTGCACTTGCTCAAGTTCTCTTTTTTCACCAGCGCCGAAGAAATAGGTAATCTTCAAGACGAAAGACAAGATCTCTACACAATGCACGCactagctcaagctcaagcttgtGTGCGTTGCATCCCACAGTCTGATGCACATGTTtacttgcacaagttcatgaaaAGACGCATGTGCACTTGTAACTACCTTGGGGAAGCTAAACACCATGTGTTTTTCTCTAATTACAACACATTATATCCTGTCATTTTCTGTAGCCTTCACGTTTTCTGATTTTGAAAACCTGGTAAATGCGTCAACCATCATATTTGTAAATTTACTAATTCCAGTTCATGTATAGTGACGTCATTATTTTGTATCAACCTAAGTTGCGAGTACTGTATACATATAAATTTAGTTTCCTGGTGTGTTTCTGCAAGTTGCACTTGTTTGCTTCTGGTTGCTAGATGAGAACCCTTCTTTCTGCACTAAGGGCTGCTGTAGTGCTGTTGGGTACTTGGATGTGCCTTCTCTTTATACTCTACAGTGTTTTACCTATGAGGGTTGAATCACTGTATGGACGATGAGTGAACTATATTTTACATTTTGAGTTTGTTGAGCTATTGTCCGTGGACAAGCTGTATCTGGATGTGGCCAACTGGCTGCAGGGGCTCAGGCGGCTGGCACAAGGAGCAAACAAGCAACAACCTTATCCTGAGTTGCTATCATTATTTGTTAGTTAGCTACTAGATCCATTTGTTAGTTTTTATCTCCTTGCTGCTAGTACGTGGTTAGAAAGGAGGGCATGCGATCATTAGTTGGAACTTGGCAGACTAGAAGAATATCAATCTGTTACCCTAGTCCCCTTCTCCTACCCTTACCCTTGGCTGCCGGCTGTCAGTGAGGTCACGCTGCTGGGGTTCAGGGCCATCTAGACCAGTGTTTATCACACCGATATACTTAGCTACTGCGACACAATTTGTTTTGTATGTACTGTATTGATTCCTCCTGCAAGACATTTCTCATGTTTATCCTTACTGCAGGAGGCTTCTGGATACTTCTTCTGCCTAGAGGACCGTGCACTACTTTGTAGAGACTGTGATGTTGCTATACACACAGTGAATTCCTTTGTTTCAGTACACCAGAGATTCCTGCTAACTGGAGTTCAGGTGGGTCTTGATCCTGCTGATCCAGTTCCACCTATTGCTGAAAAGCATGTTAATGCCGCTGGTGGATCAGTAAACCAACCAGCGAAACATCTGCCAAGGAGAAGCCCGACAGTTCAATTTTCAGTTGAAGGCAGTGCTTCTGTTCCAAGCAAAAATGTAACAAATGGAGATTATTCAAGGCAGAATTCTGTTCCAACAGCCAGGGCAGAAGTGGTTGATTGGACTATGAACAATAGTACAATTCGGTCAGTAGAATCCCCGCTTAAGTACATGTCAGAGGAAAGTCCAACACTTCTGCAATCTAGCCAGACCACAACAGCCTTCTCCAACCAAATTAACGGCAATAGTGATGGGGCCTACCACTTGTCATTCTCAGGTGGTAATGTGACAGACAGTCTACCAGATTGGCCTGTGGAAGAGTTCTTCAGTAACTCAGAATATGGTCCAAACTTTGGCTTCTCCGAGCATGGTTCTTCTAAGGCAAGTTACCATATATACATTTTCCTTTTTTGCCTTTCTTTCTTCCATATTATTAATAGCCTACTAGCTTCTGTTCAACTTTCAGGTCTTTTAGACTGCCGATGAACATAGGCAGCATTTCTTGATATGGATGTTCTGGTTATTTCTTGCATTATTCATGGTTGCTTATGACCTTTTACTATGATGAAGATTCAGATTGTTGTTGTAAACATGTTTAAGAGCTTAAGAGTGACATTCTTTCTGGCATTTGCATGAAGAAAATTAATGCATAAGATTATTTAGGTTGAAAATTAATCTGATCTTTTCTTAACTAGCTGATGGTTAACTAGAGTTTCAGATTTGTGCTGTTGTAGTGCTaggtttagttgctagatttggTGACTGttactctttgcaatagtctagGCTATGTGGATTGTGACATGATGATGATCAGGATTTCATTTTAGCGTGGCATCTGATTTGTTCATTCACTTGAAATACTTAAAAGGCAGACTATTGAATACCATTTCTCTCTTTACAGGGTGATAATGCTAAGCTGGGGAGTGCTGGTGGATCTCCACAGTGCCGTTTAGCCGAAGGCTCCGTTGCTGAGGAACTATTAGGGCAGGTGCCTGGATTGATCACAGATGAATATATGAGCCGAGCACCTGAGAATTCATGGACAGTGCCTGAGGTTCCCTCGCCACCAACAGCCTCGGGGCTCAATTGGCATGGGAATTTGTGTTTCCCTGCATATGACAGCACCATGTTTGTTCCTGAAATTACCTCCCTCCAGAACTCCCAAAATCAGTTCGCCATACCTTCCAGTTTGAAGCGCCGGAGAAGAGAGTATTGAGGTGACAATAAGATCACTAGACACGGGCTTGCTCGCTTCTGCTATACGACGCTGTTTGTGCTGCTGCTAGCTATTTGAAAATGTGTGAGCAAAGAACAGTATGCAACCACTTGCTGCGGCTGAGATCTGGTTGTGGCTGCTGCAGTGGTAGCTTCAGTGAAGCACTACCGAGCAGGTACACTACTGTCCAGTTTAGGCCATCTTGAGAAAGGTTTCTTGGTGGGCCAAATGATGGAAAAATGATATCCAGGACTGGGTGATCATTCAAACTTCAACTGAACTATCCAGTAGCCAGGTTTGAAGTGTGTTGTAATGCCTCAATGTTGTTCATTTTCCAAAGATCTGAGCTTCGCTAGTGAATTGTTTCGAGCTGTGCGGTGTCGAATTTGTGTATATACCGAAATAAAGAGGAGTACCCCAGTAAGATCATTCCCGAGTACATCGCACACTGGTGGTGGCGCACGAAGTTACTTCTGCAGTACCATCCTTGAACATTGCGAGAGTGGCTCCAGTTTTGCCATCTGATGTCTGGGTACCCTGACCGACTGCTGTTGTTTTGCTTTCGGATCATCGGTGAGGGCAGCTCGAATAGTTATActttctccgttccaa includes these proteins:
- the LOC136528207 gene encoding B-box zinc finger protein 22-like, whose protein sequence is MKIQCNACGAAEARVLCCADEAALCVACDEEVHAANKLAGKHQRVPLLTAAAAAAAPAVPKCDICQEASGYFFCLEDRALLCRDCDVAIHTVNSFVSVHQRFLLTGVQVGLDPADPVPPIAEKHVNAAGGSVNQPAKHLPRRSPTVQFSVEGSASVPSKNVTNGDYSRQNSVPTARAEVVDWTMNNSTIRSVESPLKYMSEESPTLLQSSQTTTAFSNQINGNSDGAYHLSFSGGNVTDSLPDWPVEEFFSNSEYGPNFGFSEHGSSKGDNAKLGSAGGSPQCRLAEGSVAEELLGQVPGLITDEYMSRAPENSWTVPEVPSPPTASGLNWHGNLCFPAYDSTMFVPEITSLQNSQNQFAIPSSLKRRRREY